From a single Lolium rigidum isolate FL_2022 chromosome 7, APGP_CSIRO_Lrig_0.1, whole genome shotgun sequence genomic region:
- the LOC124671113 gene encoding uncharacterized protein LOC124671113, with protein sequence MVLQQNVTCNDPSIQSYITNLTSSYTDKSNEASMVSASVIMFVLAGLFFNLNLFSGLSDVSAILDPKVRLVLTSALSLFLPVMSYLFSEAKNAGAAMAMTSSHSASTGANDFSLRAGLILIWMLLVELLRKKVDDIRWRGYSSTIQRAGRVVWLGSLVFFNIRSAGRKAVFAILWILCAIKVVQRIAFTEVAKRSYVHGKNARLITSYMTQMLKPDQQAVDVEGAAAPLLSGEELLKRCNYIVTGEDYMVKEATADGYELNLDLDGPASAITVSKIWQLDDDYESDRTFIDFDRDQRLRRLCLSFALFKLLRRRLQHLEEIKEEEARDCKNLIFRGLCRCKNGEGSEEALFQLMNDELNFLCEYYHSVVPVVMASPLFLLANYLLLPITVFGLCLMTIILCGYGDVSYAFYSIHTDNFALHSGLPTLARCLLDGARASPPTFFSLVDLSITCLLFIIFFYEEIWEFLVFLLSNWFMISLIRNYASNPRWRVSPTITGTFRRLMWLRSKMSHESVCFRQFSVLNLRWPVIFGVPTTLSLMVQTVPVPTKVKHSIKEYLLAHDHDHGLTNGKSALQKNHMSSLSWACESKSISEVILTWHIATSLFEDRCPPKSKDGAAMCKAATTLSKYCAYLVAFHPELLPDNEEKTEAVFEVVKEELKAKLGCGEYYFTRRRFRVDKIMETGLAQGIWTEKKMVKNGATLAKALVAVVNNDQGAVWKMLADLWTELVVYVAPSSDEDRIKGHQKVLVHRGEFVTMLWALATHIGLYRMTTHLAVQPGQS encoded by the coding sequence ATGGTACTCCAACAAAATGTCACGTGCAATGATCCATCCATCCAGTCATACATCACCAACCTGACCTCGTCCTACACGGACAAGAGCAATGAGGCCTCCATGGTGTCCGCCTCCGTCATCATGTTCGTTCTCGCCGGCCTCTTCTTCAACCTCAACCTCTTCAGCGGCCTCTCCGACGTGAGTGCCATCTTGGACCCCAAGGTGCGCCTCGTGCTCACCTCGGCGCTCTCGCTCTTCCTCCCCGTCATGTCCTACCTCTTCTCCGAGGCAAAGAACGCCGGCGCCGCCATGGCGATGACTTCATCACACTCGGCCTCCACAGGAGCAAATGACTTCTCCCTGCGGGCGGGACTCATCCTTATATGGATGCTTCTCGTAGAGCTACTCCGCAAGAAGGTGGATGACATCCGGTGGCGGGGATACTCAAGCACCATCCAGCGCGCCGGCCGCGTCGTGTGGCTGGGCAGCCTCGTCTTCTTCAACATCCGGAGTGCTGGGCGGAAGGCGGTGTTCGCCATCCTCTGGATCCTTTGCGCTATTAAGGTGGTGCAAAGGATTGCCTTCACCGAGGTCGCAAAACGCTCGTACGTCCATGGCAAGAACGCCCGGCTTATTACCTCCTACATGACGCAGATGCTCAAACCTGACCAACAAGCCGTCGATGTGGAGGGTGCCGCTGCTCCGCTCCTCTCTGGAGAAGAGCTATTGAAGAGGTGCAACTACATTGTGACAGGGGAAGATTACATGGTGAAGGAAGCCACGGCAGATGGCTATGAGTTGAACTTGGACTTGGATGGTCCTGCTAGTGCCATCACTGTAAGTAAAATCTGGCAGCTAGATGACGACTACGAGAGTGACCGGACCTTCATCGACTTCGACCGTGATCAACGCCTCAGGAGGCTCTGCCTCTCCTTTGCACTCTTTAAGCTGCTCCGGAGAAGGCTCCAACATCTGGAAGAGATCAAGGAGGAGGAAGCCCGCGACTGCAAGAACCTCATCTTCAGAGGCCTATGCAGGTGCAAGAATGGCGAGGGCTCGGAGGAGGCACTGTTCCAATTAATGAACGACGAGCTCAACTTTCTTTGTGAGTACTACCACTCCGTCGTCCCAGTTGTCATGGCCAGCCCCCTCTTCTTACTCGCAAACTACTTGTTGCTCCCTATCACCGTGTTTGGCCTTTGCCTCATGACGATCATTCTTTGTGGCTATGGGGACGTGAGCTATGCGTTCTATAGCATCCACACTGACAACTTCGCCCTACATTCTGGCCTACCAACACTGGCCAGATGCCTCCTGGACGGTGCTAGAGCATCACCCCCAACCTTTTTCTCCTTGGTAGACCTCTCCATCACatgtcttctcttcatcatcttcttctatgagGAAATTTGGGAGTTCCTTGTCTTCCTCCTCTCCAACTGGTTCATGATATCACTTATCAGGAACTACGCGTCCAATCCCAGATGGCGTGTGAGCCCAACCATTACTGGCACCTTCCGTCGTCTCATGTGGCTTCGGAGTAAGATGAGCCATGAGAGTGTTTGCTTTAGGCAGTTCTCTGTGTTGAACCTTCGCTGGCCAGTCATATTTGGGGTACCGACCACACTTTCCTTGATGGTGCAAACTGTGCCCGTGCCGACCAAAGTGAAGCATTCCATCAAGGAATACCTCTTGGCACATGATCATGACCATGGTCTTACCAATGGAAAGTCCGCATTGCAGAAGAATCACATGTCTAGTCTCTCATGGGCGTGCGAGAGTAAGAGCATTTCCGAGGTCATCCTCACCTGGCACATCGCCACCAGCCTCTTTGAGGATAGGTGCCCGCCTAAGAGCAAGGACGGGGCAGCCATGTGCAAAGCTGCGACAACGTTGTCCAAGTACTGCGCATACCTAGTGGCCTTCCACCCGGAACTGCTACcggacaatgaggagaagaccgaGGCTGTCTTTGAAGTTGTCAAGGAGGAGCTCAAGGCCAAGCTCGGGTGCGGGGAGTACTACTTTACACGTCGGCGTTTCCGAGTCGACAAGATTATGGAAACTGGGCTAGCACAGGGTATCTGGACAGAAAAGAAGATGGTGAAGAATGGGGCAACACTGGCTAAAGCATTAGTAGCAGTTGTGAATAACGACCAAGGAGCTGTGTGGAAGATGTTGGCCGACCTATGGACGGAACTTGTCGTCTATGTGGCGCCATCGAGTGATGAGGATCGCATCAAAGGGCACCAGAAGGTGCTAGTACACAGAGGTGAGTTTGTCACCATGCTTTGGGCCCTGGCCACACATATTGGCTTATACCGCATGACCACCCACCTCGCAGTGCAGCCGGGCCAAAGTTGA